One Dictyoglomus turgidum DSM 6724 DNA window includes the following coding sequences:
- a CDS encoding endoribonuclease YicC domain-containing protein has translation MKSMTASAFRELSIDSLNFFLEVKGYNHRFLEIKINLPDTLSSIEKEIAREIKKFVKRGFILFSIKITKDHLTNYKINVPLIMNILEEIGRITGKEENIWDWKEILANPQIFYVENRFFRDEDFSNLLTETKILLEEFNRIREEEGKSIFEALERSLDKIESLLFLIKKEEGKWQKEAKEFLERKLKEFNFKDIDENRLYQELSLLLMKTDINEEIIRIEEFVRRFKNEMKKEESIGKTLEFIVQEIHREVNTLSSKTAKTSVMFYAVDIKNELEKIRELILNVE, from the coding sequence ATGAAGAGCATGACTGCTTCAGCATTTAGAGAATTATCTATTGATAGCCTTAATTTTTTCTTAGAAGTTAAAGGCTATAATCATAGATTTTTGGAGATTAAAATAAATCTTCCTGATACTCTATCATCAATTGAGAAAGAGATTGCAAGAGAGATTAAAAAGTTTGTAAAGAGAGGTTTTATCTTATTTTCTATTAAGATAACTAAAGACCATTTAACTAATTATAAAATTAATGTTCCTTTGATAATGAATATTCTTGAGGAGATTGGAAGAATAACAGGAAAGGAAGAGAATATTTGGGATTGGAAGGAAATACTTGCTAATCCGCAGATTTTTTATGTAGAAAACAGATTTTTCAGAGACGAGGATTTTTCAAACTTATTGACTGAGACTAAAATTCTTCTTGAAGAATTTAATAGAATAAGAGAAGAGGAAGGAAAAAGCATATTTGAGGCTTTAGAAAGGAGTCTTGATAAGATAGAAAGTTTACTTTTTTTAATTAAAAAAGAAGAGGGAAAATGGCAAAAAGAAGCAAAAGAATTTTTGGAGAGAAAATTGAAGGAGTTTAATTTTAAGGATATAGACGAGAATAGGTTATATCAGGAGCTCTCTTTATTACTTATGAAAACAGATATAAATGAAGAGATTATAAGAATAGAAGAATTTGTTCGAAGATTTAAGAATGAAATGAAAAAGGAAGAATCAATAGGCAAAACTCTTGAGTTTATAGTCCAAGAAATACATAGAGAAGTTAATACTCTTTCTAGTAAGACAGCTAAAACTTCTGTTATGTTTTATGCGGTAGACATTAAAAATGAGCTTGAAAAAATTCGTGAATTAATATTAAATGTTGAATAG
- the rsmI gene encoding 16S rRNA (cytidine(1402)-2'-O)-methyltransferase has protein sequence MGKLYVVATPIGNLRDITLRAIETLKACPVIAAEDTRHTSILLKTYNIQDKILISYHKYNEEKRIELFLDFLLNKNMDIALVSDAGTPCISDPGYKIVKAVREKNIEVIPIPGPSSLTASLSVSGLPLNEFLFLGFLPKEENKKVNKLREIKKSKINTFIIYESPKRIIKTLNIIREIFSNSIVCICRELTKKFEKTYYGEIKKVIEEINNDPYKEKGEYTVIVSWEDNMEREVSFSIEALLIDQIVKHNISLKEAIYKVSKLYNIPKKEVYKKSLELKNKLKEEDFKI, from the coding sequence ATGGGTAAATTATATGTGGTAGCAACCCCAATAGGCAATTTGAGAGACATAACCCTTAGAGCTATAGAAACTCTTAAAGCATGTCCTGTGATAGCTGCTGAGGATACAAGACATACCTCAATTCTTCTTAAAACTTATAATATTCAAGACAAAATTTTGATCTCTTACCATAAATACAACGAAGAAAAAAGAATAGAGCTTTTTCTTGACTTTCTACTAAATAAAAATATGGACATTGCTCTTGTCTCTGACGCTGGAACCCCATGTATTTCAGATCCAGGATATAAAATAGTAAAAGCTGTGAGAGAAAAAAATATTGAGGTCATACCTATTCCAGGTCCATCATCCCTTACCGCATCACTCTCTGTTTCAGGGCTTCCTCTTAATGAATTTCTCTTCTTAGGTTTTCTTCCAAAAGAAGAAAACAAAAAGGTAAATAAACTTAGAGAGATTAAAAAAAGCAAAATTAACACTTTCATAATATACGAATCTCCTAAAAGGATAATTAAAACTCTAAATATTATAAGAGAAATCTTCTCTAATTCTATTGTATGTATATGCAGAGAACTTACTAAGAAGTTTGAAAAAACTTATTATGGAGAGATAAAAAAGGTAATCGAAGAAATAAACAATGATCCTTATAAGGAAAAAGGAGAATACACAGTGATAGTCTCATGGGAGGACAATATGGAAAGGGAAGTCTCTTTCTCTATAGAGGCTCTATTAATAGATCAAATTGTAAAGCACAATATTTCTTTGAAAGAGGCTATATATAAGGTTTCAAAATTGTATAATATACCTAAAAAAGAGGTCTACAAAAAAAGTCTAGAATTAAAAAATAAGCTAAAAGAGGAGGACTTTAAGATATGA
- the plsX gene encoding phosphate acyltransferase PlsX, producing the protein MKIALDAMGGDYAPIETVKGALEAIKESNISVVLVGKEEEIKKILQDYHYNESKIEIVHAEEVIEMHEHPAFAVKEKEDSSIVKAIKLLKEKKVDGVVSAGNTGAVMSSALLYLGRIRGIKRPAISTLIPTLTQIPSIILDIGANVDCKKEYLEQFALMGKVYMEEIFNVKNPKIALLNIGEEEGKGNQLVQETYTLLKNNPLFNFIGNVEGKDLFKGTANVIVCDGFVGNVAIKTAEGVAETLFDLLSSEIKSSLWSIILGLLLKPKFKNVKKKLDYSEFGGAPLLGVDGTVIISHGRSKAKAIKNALKVAEKMVKLEVNKKILEGLNKITDRGD; encoded by the coding sequence ATGAAGATAGCTTTAGATGCCATGGGTGGAGATTACGCACCTATAGAAACGGTAAAAGGTGCCTTAGAGGCAATTAAAGAAAGCAATATTTCTGTGGTTCTTGTAGGTAAAGAAGAAGAGATTAAAAAAATTCTCCAAGACTATCATTATAATGAAAGTAAAATAGAGATTGTCCATGCGGAAGAAGTAATAGAAATGCATGAACATCCTGCTTTTGCAGTAAAAGAAAAAGAGGATTCTTCTATAGTAAAAGCTATAAAATTACTAAAAGAAAAAAAAGTAGATGGTGTGGTCTCCGCAGGAAATACAGGAGCTGTAATGAGTAGTGCTTTACTATATTTAGGAAGAATAAGGGGAATTAAAAGACCTGCTATATCAACTCTTATTCCCACATTAACTCAGATTCCTTCAATAATCCTTGATATAGGAGCAAATGTAGATTGCAAAAAAGAATATTTAGAGCAATTTGCCCTTATGGGTAAAGTATATATGGAAGAGATTTTTAACGTAAAAAACCCTAAAATAGCCCTTTTAAATATAGGAGAAGAGGAAGGAAAAGGAAACCAATTAGTACAAGAAACATATACCCTTCTTAAGAATAATCCCCTATTTAATTTTATAGGAAATGTTGAAGGGAAAGACCTCTTTAAGGGGACAGCCAATGTGATTGTCTGTGATGGTTTTGTAGGAAATGTGGCTATCAAAACCGCCGAAGGAGTAGCTGAAACCCTATTTGACCTTCTTTCTTCTGAGATTAAGAGCTCTCTCTGGAGTATCATTTTAGGACTATTATTAAAGCCAAAATTCAAAAATGTAAAAAAGAAGCTCGATTATAGTGAATTTGGAGGAGCTCCTCTTTTAGGAGTAGATGGAACTGTAATCATATCTCACGGAAGATCAAAAGCTAAAGCCATAAAAAATGCATTAAAAGTTGCAGAAAAAATGGTAAAATTAGAAGTAAATAAGAAAATTTTGGAGGGACTAAACAAAATAACCGATAGGGGGGATTAA
- a CDS encoding type IV pilus twitching motility protein PilT, with protein MNLALNLEASDIHLKAGTPPAVRIMKDIVFLKEEPLTPEEVENLAFSIMPPAVRDIFLKNKEVDFPYEKKGLVRFRVNVYTQRQTIAISMRLIKLNIPSIEELGLPTILKNLATKKAGLILVTGPSGSGKSTTLAAMIEYLNQNESLNIITIEDPIEYVFTDKLSLISQREIGIDTSSFYAALKMALREDPNIIMVGELRDLESVSVALQAAETGHLVLSTLHTIDAVSTISRIVDMFPPYQQNQVRYQLASTLVGVISQRLLKRKDKTGLVPACEVLIGTSTVRKWIRENKLSEIPKIIEEGRLEGMQSFNQHLLELYRANIIDANEALMASPNPSDLELAIKGIVSG; from the coding sequence ATAAACCTTGCATTAAATTTAGAGGCATCAGATATTCATTTGAAAGCTGGAACTCCTCCAGCAGTAAGAATTATGAAAGATATTGTCTTTCTTAAGGAAGAGCCTCTAACCCCAGAAGAGGTTGAAAATTTAGCTTTCAGCATAATGCCTCCTGCAGTAAGAGATATCTTTCTAAAGAATAAAGAAGTAGACTTTCCTTATGAGAAAAAAGGACTAGTTAGGTTTAGAGTCAATGTCTACACTCAGAGACAAACCATAGCTATATCTATGAGACTTATTAAATTAAACATCCCTTCTATAGAGGAATTAGGGCTTCCCACTATATTAAAGAACCTTGCCACTAAAAAGGCAGGATTAATATTAGTTACAGGACCATCAGGAAGCGGTAAATCTACAACTCTTGCCGCCATGATAGAATACCTTAACCAAAATGAAAGCCTAAATATAATAACTATTGAGGATCCTATAGAGTATGTATTTACTGATAAATTATCTCTTATCTCTCAAAGAGAAATAGGAATTGACACAAGCTCTTTCTATGCAGCTCTTAAAATGGCTTTAAGAGAAGATCCCAACATAATAATGGTAGGAGAATTGAGAGATTTGGAAAGTGTATCGGTAGCCCTTCAAGCTGCAGAAACAGGACACTTAGTACTTAGTACACTTCATACTATAGATGCCGTTTCTACTATTTCAAGAATTGTAGATATGTTTCCTCCTTATCAACAAAACCAAGTAAGATATCAATTAGCAAGTACCCTTGTAGGGGTCATATCTCAGAGACTATTAAAAAGAAAGGATAAAACAGGGCTTGTCCCTGCATGTGAAGTGTTAATAGGTACCTCTACAGTAAGGAAATGGATCAGAGAAAATAAACTCTCAGAAATTCCTAAGATTATAGAAGAAGGAAGATTAGAAGGAATGCAATCCTTTAATCAGCATCTCTTAGAACTATATAGAGCCAATATAATAGATGCTAATGAAGCTTTAATGGCAAGTCCAAATCCTTCAGATTTGGAGCTTGCCATTAAAGGAATTGTTTCAGGTTAA
- a CDS encoding glycosyl transferase codes for MELFYPRVDHLFRLTDDTGILQHSKFGVPDPRFGYTTDDNSRALIVAIMLYKNYHEKRYLDLIYKYSSFLLNAQTDKGNFRNFMSYERRFLEEEGSEDCFGRTLWGLGFGIASKEIPIGVRNLHRELFIKALKYIENLRSPRSKAYTILGLYYAQKDLSLSSLKLIDYIDQLAKSLVRQFRENNDSSWRWFEDIMAYSNAILPLSLLVAYKVLKNENFKEVAIDSMEFLEGIVFRYGYFKPIGCNGWYVRGGKIAEFDEQPIEASEMILLYREAYEQFKDVKYINKAKETFMWFHGRNSKGVSMIDVESGGCFDGINEYGVNLNQGAESILSYLISYLTIKEIVNLKEEIAIS; via the coding sequence ATGGAGCTTTTCTACCCTAGAGTTGACCACCTATTCCGATTAACTGATGATACAGGTATTTTGCAACATTCAAAATTTGGTGTGCCTGATCCACGTTTTGGATATACTACTGATGATAATTCAAGAGCTCTAATTGTAGCAATAATGCTATACAAAAATTATCATGAAAAGAGATATTTAGATCTTATTTATAAGTATAGTTCCTTCCTTTTGAATGCTCAGACAGACAAGGGAAACTTTAGGAATTTTATGTCCTATGAGAGAAGGTTTTTAGAAGAAGAGGGTTCAGAGGATTGTTTTGGTAGGACCTTATGGGGATTGGGTTTTGGTATAGCCTCAAAGGAAATCCCCATAGGGGTAAGGAATTTACATAGGGAACTATTTATAAAAGCCCTAAAATACATAGAAAATCTAAGGTCTCCTCGGAGTAAAGCTTATACTATTTTAGGCCTTTATTATGCGCAAAAGGATTTATCTCTAAGTAGTCTCAAACTTATAGATTACATAGATCAACTTGCAAAATCCTTAGTAAGACAATTTAGAGAAAATAATGACTCTTCTTGGAGATGGTTTGAAGATATAATGGCATATAGCAATGCTATACTTCCCCTGTCTTTATTGGTTGCTTATAAAGTTTTGAAGAATGAGAATTTTAAAGAAGTTGCCATTGATAGTATGGAGTTTTTAGAAGGAATAGTATTTAGATATGGATATTTCAAACCTATTGGATGTAATGGCTGGTATGTAAGGGGAGGAAAGATAGCTGAATTTGATGAACAACCTATTGAGGCAAGTGAAATGATTCTTCTTTATAGAGAGGCTTATGAACAATTTAAAGATGTAAAATATATAAACAAAGCAAAAGAAACCTTTATGTGGTTTCATGGAAGGAATTCAAAGGGGGTAAGTATGATTGATGTGGAAAGTGGGGGTTGCTTTGATGGTATAAATGAATATGGTGTTAATCTTAATCAGGGTGCAGAAAGTATTTTATCTTATCTTATTTCCTATTTAACCATAAAAGAAATAGTTAATCTCAAAGAAGAAATTGCTATATCTTAA
- a CDS encoding glycosyltransferase family 4 protein yields MIRNYLDKINVAFLSTYPPRACGLATFTEDLIKEIDKIAPLYNPYVDTSVIAVSDDKYTYDTKVIKEINQFNKVDYFELAQYLNDSDIDLLVIQHEYGIFGGESGEYLLDLIYHLKIPFITVLHTVLINPSDKQKYVLKEIGKYSTRVVTMAKNTIELLENIYDIDRRKIVHIPHGVPYIYYGERENLKKELGLEGKIVVSTFGLIGPGKGLEYGIEAIAKLKNEFPNIVYLILGRTHPGIVKNEGESYREKLLKMVENLGVKENVLFVNRYLTQEEILKYLQASDIYMTPYLNKEQAVSGTLSYALSCGRVIVSTAYRYAEELLADGRGILVEFRDSEGIYRAIRDVLNNEEKRKEIERKAFKYGKSMWWNVVAEKYITLFHEVILEKNAEIGGWKKWSFSTLELTTYSD; encoded by the coding sequence ATGATTAGGAATTATTTGGACAAGATTAATGTGGCATTTCTTAGCACTTATCCTCCTCGAGCATGTGGACTTGCAACTTTTACAGAGGATCTTATAAAGGAGATTGATAAAATAGCCCCCTTATATAATCCCTATGTAGACACCTCGGTGATTGCTGTAAGTGACGATAAGTATACTTATGATACTAAGGTTATTAAAGAAATAAATCAATTCAATAAAGTAGATTATTTTGAACTTGCTCAATATCTTAATGACTCTGATATTGACCTTTTAGTAATACAACATGAGTATGGGATTTTTGGAGGAGAAAGTGGCGAATATCTTTTAGATTTAATTTATCACTTAAAGATACCTTTTATTACTGTGCTTCATACGGTTTTAATAAATCCCAGTGATAAACAAAAGTATGTTTTGAAGGAAATTGGAAAATATTCTACAAGGGTTGTTACTATGGCTAAAAATACCATTGAACTTTTAGAAAACATTTATGACATTGATAGGAGGAAAATAGTACATATTCCTCATGGAGTGCCATATATATACTATGGTGAAAGGGAAAATCTTAAAAAAGAACTTGGATTAGAAGGAAAAATAGTAGTGAGTACTTTTGGTTTAATAGGACCTGGAAAGGGGCTTGAATATGGCATTGAGGCAATAGCAAAACTGAAGAATGAATTTCCTAATATAGTTTACCTAATTTTAGGTAGAACTCATCCTGGAATTGTGAAAAATGAAGGTGAATCTTATAGAGAAAAATTGTTAAAAATGGTAGAGAACTTAGGAGTGAAAGAGAATGTCTTATTTGTGAATAGATATTTGACCCAGGAAGAAATTCTCAAGTATCTACAAGCGTCAGATATCTACATGACTCCCTATCTTAATAAAGAGCAAGCAGTTAGTGGAACTTTAAGTTACGCTCTTTCTTGCGGGAGAGTTATTGTATCTACTGCTTACAGATATGCTGAGGAACTTTTGGCTGATGGTAGAGGTATTTTAGTAGAGTTTAGAGATTCAGAAGGAATTTACAGAGCTATAAGAGATGTATTAAATAATGAGGAGAAAAGAAAAGAAATAGAAAGAAAGGCTTTTAAGTATGGTAAAAGCATGTGGTGGAATGTAGTTGCAGAAAAATACATAACACTCTTCCATGAAGTAATCTTGGAAAAAAATGCAGAAATTGGGGGGTGGAAGAAATGGAGCTTTTCTACCCTAGAGTTGACCACCTATTCCGATTAA
- a CDS encoding polysaccharide deacetylase family protein, producing the protein MNILKRLCFLNLWEQIISHNKKYKVSCFTLGYLYIDKTRKEFLEIPDGKLEKENLLGGYAYGNLEYPIVRVEEEKDIKENEIYALTISQDGKKYPGIIIRNYSRGKVMYVNLPLGHLKAYADDFPIRTFLRVFLFKILKIPHLLNTPYGIGGIVINWHVDSSIDWKSIPYMLQNNYLRKGIEYSIHITAGDFRDKQGDKLGFDACGEGKKYVKMILNFGVIGSHGGGAHNFFSDNILKGIFGEKEIYEYILRNNECLENITNYKILEYSAPNGVHPQPITTKVLEKLGMLCYYYTGDNGSSPNRTFINGKMVSHKVIAFPISSFGKYASFLEVKKGGKTEDEVKRWLFSIVYYVVKNRTLRLIYSHPYDIPLYPNALREFWDYVNTLKNKGIIQVKPMSYFATLLLRFLNTKYSINFSNKRITIVNKEGLEGITLALPKDFVIKDLPYGVTLKEEEGYQYITITKAFSANKLDIFFN; encoded by the coding sequence ATGAATATCTTGAAAAGGCTTTGTTTTCTGAATTTGTGGGAGCAAATTATATCACATAATAAAAAATATAAGGTTTCCTGTTTCACCTTAGGATACTTATATATAGATAAAACTCGGAAAGAATTTTTAGAGATACCAGATGGTAAGTTAGAAAAAGAAAATCTTTTAGGGGGTTATGCTTATGGAAATCTTGAATATCCTATAGTTAGAGTAGAGGAAGAAAAAGATATTAAAGAGAATGAAATTTATGCGCTGACAATTTCTCAAGATGGAAAAAAATATCCTGGAATTATAATAAGAAATTATAGCCGTGGGAAAGTGATGTATGTAAATCTTCCCTTGGGACACCTGAAGGCTTATGCTGATGATTTTCCTATTAGAACCTTTTTAAGAGTTTTTCTCTTTAAGATTTTGAAAATTCCTCATCTTTTAAATACTCCATATGGAATAGGTGGGATTGTGATAAACTGGCATGTGGATTCAAGTATTGATTGGAAAAGTATTCCTTATATGCTACAGAATAATTATCTAAGAAAAGGAATCGAATATTCTATTCATATAACTGCGGGAGATTTTAGAGATAAACAAGGAGATAAGTTGGGGTTTGATGCTTGTGGAGAAGGTAAAAAATATGTAAAAATGATTCTTAATTTTGGAGTTATAGGTTCCCATGGTGGGGGGGCACATAACTTCTTTTCAGATAATATCCTGAAAGGAATTTTTGGAGAAAAGGAAATTTACGAGTATATTTTGAGGAACAATGAGTGTTTGGAAAATATAACAAACTATAAGATTTTAGAATATTCTGCTCCTAACGGTGTACATCCTCAGCCTATAACCACAAAAGTTTTAGAAAAATTAGGCATGCTTTGCTATTATTATACAGGAGATAATGGATCCTCTCCTAATAGAACTTTTATAAATGGTAAAATGGTGTCTCATAAAGTTATAGCTTTTCCAATATCTTCATTTGGTAAGTATGCTTCTTTTTTGGAAGTGAAAAAAGGTGGGAAAACCGAGGATGAGGTTAAGAGATGGCTCTTTTCAATTGTATATTATGTGGTTAAAAATCGCACTTTGAGACTTATATATTCACATCCGTATGATATTCCTTTATATCCTAATGCTCTTAGAGAATTTTGGGATTATGTAAACACTTTGAAAAATAAAGGTATTATTCAAGTAAAACCTATGTCATACTTTGCTACTTTGCTTCTTAGATTTCTGAATACTAAATATAGTATTAACTTTTCTAACAAGAGAATAACTATAGTAAACAAAGAAGGTTTAGAAGGTATAACTCTTGCCCTTCCTAAGGATTTTGTTATAAAAGATCTTCCCTATGGAGTTACTCTGAAAGAAGAGGAAGGTTATCAATATATTACTATTACGAAAGCTTTTTCTGCTAATAAGCTTGACATCTTTTTTAATTAA
- a CDS encoding glycosyltransferase, translated as MFTLNRAFGEQRLGYQDIIDSDLPYVSVLVPMHNEEKVAENVLNALLNTDYPKDRIEIIPIDDNSTDRTREILEDYSSKYPHLIKPLYRGSYLPRGKPSALNDALKVAEGEIIIVFDADYIPPKGIIRDLAVSFLDPEVGVVMGRVVPLNISKNLLTRLFDLERIGGYQVDQQARYNLKLIPQFGGTVGGFRKELILKLGGFNPKILAEDTELTIKAYINGVKVCYTNRAECYEEAPETWEVRAKQIRRWSRGHNQVMFRYLLPLIKSPYLSLREKVDGVFLLCVYLISPLFLIGLVDSIVLFFLGEMQILGSSFFIFLSAYNTFGNFAPFYEIGLGALLDGATYRIFLLPLPLFNFFFNMWYSSLGFFDSVLDLITRRDPVWHKTERFRNGGDVNCCS; from the coding sequence TTGTTTACACTTAATAGAGCTTTTGGAGAACAGAGACTTGGATATCAGGATATTATAGATTCAGATTTACCTTATGTAAGTGTACTCGTTCCAATGCATAATGAAGAAAAGGTAGCAGAGAATGTTTTAAACGCCTTGCTTAATACAGATTATCCTAAGGATAGAATAGAAATTATTCCTATAGATGATAATTCTACTGATAGAACAAGAGAAATATTAGAAGATTATAGCAGTAAGTATCCTCATCTTATTAAGCCTTTATATAGAGGATCTTATCTTCCAAGAGGAAAACCGTCGGCCCTTAATGATGCTTTAAAAGTAGCAGAAGGGGAAATTATTATTGTTTTTGATGCGGATTATATTCCTCCCAAAGGGATTATTAGAGATCTTGCTGTTTCTTTCTTAGATCCCGAAGTAGGAGTAGTAATGGGAAGAGTAGTACCTTTAAATATATCTAAGAATCTTCTTACAAGACTCTTTGATCTTGAAAGAATTGGAGGATATCAGGTAGATCAACAGGCAAGATATAATTTAAAGCTTATTCCTCAATTTGGAGGTACAGTAGGAGGATTTAGAAAAGAGCTAATCTTAAAATTGGGTGGTTTTAATCCCAAAATTCTTGCAGAAGATACTGAATTAACAATTAAGGCATATATTAATGGGGTAAAAGTTTGTTATACGAATAGAGCAGAATGTTATGAAGAAGCACCAGAAACATGGGAAGTGAGAGCAAAGCAGATAAGAAGGTGGTCTCGCGGCCATAATCAAGTTATGTTCAGATATTTATTACCACTTATCAAATCTCCTTATCTTTCTTTAAGAGAAAAGGTTGACGGTGTATTTCTCCTTTGTGTATACTTAATTTCCCCTCTTTTTCTTATTGGATTGGTAGATTCTATTGTTCTTTTCTTCTTAGGAGAAATGCAGATTTTAGGTAGTAGTTTTTTTATTTTTCTTTCTGCATATAATACCTTTGGAAATTTTGCTCCTTTTTATGAAATTGGATTAGGAGCTCTCCTCGATGGAGCAACTTATAGGATATTTCTTTTGCCACTACCACTTTTCAATTTTTTCTTCAATATGTGGTATTCCTCTTTAGGTTTTTTTGATTCAGTATTAGATTTAATTACTAGAAGAGATCCTGTTTGGCATAAAACTGAAAGATTTAGAAATGGGGGAGATGTAAATTGCTGCTCATAA
- the aroQ gene encoding type II 3-dehydroquinate dehydratase: MIKVLVLHGPNLNLLGVREPNIYGRVDFQTLNNLILQKAKEREIEVEIKQSNFEGQLIDWIQEYRDWADAIIINPGALTHYSYSLRDALLAFGKPVIEVHISNIYKREEFRHHSVIAPVALGQISGFGVNSYLLALEAIFLYFNK; this comes from the coding sequence ATGATTAAAGTATTAGTTTTACATGGTCCTAATTTAAATCTTTTGGGGGTAAGAGAGCCAAATATTTATGGGAGAGTAGATTTTCAAACTCTTAATAATTTAATATTACAAAAGGCAAAAGAAAGAGAAATAGAGGTAGAAATAAAACAGTCCAATTTTGAAGGACAACTTATAGATTGGATTCAAGAGTATAGAGATTGGGCAGATGCCATAATTATAAATCCAGGAGCCTTAACCCATTATAGTTATTCCTTAAGAGATGCTTTATTGGCCTTTGGAAAACCTGTAATAGAAGTCCATATAAGTAATATTTATAAAAGGGAAGAATTCCGTCATCATTCCGTTATAGCTCCTGTTGCTTTAGGGCAGATATCAGGCTTTGGAGTTAATAGTTATTTATTAGCCTTAGAAGCTATTTTTTTGTATTTTAATAAATAA
- a CDS encoding shikimate kinase: MRSSLSFVGFMGSGKTSIGKRISLFFNIPFLDLDEYIEKKLKKSISDIFIEKGEEYFRNIETESLREAFSLYPKIVLSTGGGVVLREENRRILREKSKVIYLKGEFENLMKHLENKEEHEKRPLLKKGREELYNLWKKRLPLYESCADIIVEVDNKDIDEITFEIIERLRDD, from the coding sequence ATGAGATCTTCCCTTTCTTTTGTTGGCTTTATGGGAAGTGGGAAAACTAGCATAGGGAAGAGGATTTCCCTTTTTTTTAATATTCCTTTTTTGGATTTAGACGAGTATATAGAAAAAAAATTAAAAAAATCCATCTCTGATATATTTATAGAAAAAGGAGAAGAGTATTTCAGAAATATCGAAACAGAGTCTTTAAGAGAAGCTTTTTCTCTTTATCCTAAGATAGTCCTTTCCACAGGAGGAGGAGTTGTTCTTAGAGAGGAAAATAGAAGGATTTTAAGAGAAAAAAGTAAAGTTATATATCTAAAAGGAGAATTTGAAAATTTGATGAAACATTTAGAAAACAAAGAAGAACATGAGAAGAGACCTCTTTTAAAGAAAGGAAGAGAAGAATTATACAATTTGTGGAAAAAGAGACTACCTTTATATGAATCCTGCGCAGATATTATTGTTGAAGTAGATAATAAAGATATAGATGAAATAACTTTTGAGATTATTGAGAGGTTAAGAGATGATTAA
- the speE gene encoding polyamine aminopropyltransferase, producing the protein MDAYWIIEKNHPSEIHWHGVSRFYYTGVSPFQKIEIIESTFYGKCLVLDGRIQSSEKDEFIYHEALVHPALLLNRAANKKVLIMGGGEGATLREVLRHKDVTEAIMVDIDGEVVEVSKKYLPEWHQGAFDDPRTRLYITDAREFVEKSKEKYDVIVSDLSEPMEGSPAVKLFTFEFYHIIKDHLKEDGIFVMQAGTTHHLKIAFHSAMNSTLRRVFKIVRSYQAYVPAYDFIWSFIWASDKIDPKDFSEEEINSLLKSKNLANLKFYDGETHKMMFSLPKHLRELIEREERVAYDNAPLYAVED; encoded by the coding sequence ATGGATGCTTATTGGATTATTGAGAAAAATCATCCCAGTGAGATACATTGGCATGGAGTAAGTAGGTTTTACTATACAGGGGTATCTCCCTTTCAAAAGATAGAGATTATTGAAAGCACTTTCTATGGAAAATGTCTTGTATTAGATGGAAGGATTCAATCCAGTGAGAAAGATGAGTTTATCTATCATGAGGCATTAGTGCATCCTGCCTTGCTATTGAATAGAGCTGCTAATAAGAAAGTGTTGATAATGGGTGGAGGAGAGGGGGCTACCCTGAGGGAAGTTTTGCGGCATAAAGATGTAACAGAAGCTATTATGGTTGACATAGATGGGGAAGTAGTAGAGGTGTCAAAAAAATATTTACCTGAATGGCACCAAGGAGCCTTTGATGATCCAAGGACAAGATTGTATATAACTGATGCAAGAGAATTTGTAGAAAAGTCCAAGGAAAAGTATGATGTAATAGTAAGTGATCTTTCAGAGCCTATGGAGGGTAGCCCTGCAGTAAAACTTTTTACCTTTGAATTTTACCACATTATAAAGGATCATTTGAAGGAAGATGGCATATTTGTAATGCAAGCTGGTACAACTCATCATCTCAAAATAGCTTTTCATTCTGCCATGAATTCTACTTTACGTAGGGTGTTTAAGATAGTAAGATCTTATCAAGCCTATGTACCAGCATATGACTTTATTTGGAGTTTTATCTGGGCAAGTGATAAAATAGATCCAAAAGATTTTAGTGAGGAAGAGATAAATAGCTTGTTAAAATCCAAGAATTTAGCAAATTTAAAGTTTTATGATGGAGAAACCCACAAAATGATGTTTTCTCTTCCAAAACACCTTAGAGAACTAATAGAAAGAGAGGAGAGAGTAGCTTATGATAACGCTCCTCTATATGCAGTAGAGGATTAA